In a single window of the Sylvia atricapilla isolate bSylAtr1 chromosome 22, bSylAtr1.pri, whole genome shotgun sequence genome:
- the LOC136370632 gene encoding arylacetamide deacetylase-like 4: MAFFYLLPVTLLVIFVASFISAIIKTIRTEYANCSIPPGVSNPGKLRFIVAVLIVSSTLGRIFEKMELCSSLAVKRFVFSWRRPDPEPGVQQEDARFGRVPVRVYRPRAPRARPRAAVLLFHGGGWICCSLDSHERICQYIAKESNSLVVSVGYRLAPEHKYPAAYEDCLSATQHFLQHLQHYAVDPARVTVCGDSAGGNLAAAVSQTLAGRSDLPRLRAQILIYPGLQALDFNLPSYQQNRGVPLLFRERALFYSLQYVQGDISNLEEILEGSHIPPDMWLKYRKWVSPDHIPEEFKVRGYKPHKPCEFKPEVFERVKRIREHTLCPLFAEDSIIQQLPETFILTCEYDVLRDDGLLYKKRLEDNGVPVTWYHIKDGFHGIVNLFDHFGLSFPSGKKGLDRVVAFIKGL; encoded by the exons atggcttttttttatttactgccaGTGACACTGCTGGTGATTTTTGTTGCTTCATTCATATCAGCAATCATAAAAACAATTCGAACTGAGTACGCCAATTGCAGCATCCCTCCTGGAGTGAGCAATCCTGGAAAACTTCGAtttattgttgctgttttgaTTGTTTCATCTACTCTG GGCAGGATTTTTGAGAAGatggagctgtgcagcagcctggccGTCAAGCGCTTCGTGTTCTCCTGGCGGAGGCCGGACCCGGAGCCGGGGGTGCAGCAGGAGGACGCGCGGTTCGGGCGGGTGCCCGTGCGGGTGTACCGGCCCCGAGCGCCgcgggcgcggccccgcgcTGCCGTGCTGCTGTTCCACGGCGGCGGCTGGATCTGCTGCAGCCTCG ATTCCCATGAAAGGATCTGCCAGTACATTGCCAAGGAAAGCAACTCACTGGTGGTGTCCGTGGG GTACCGTTTGGCCCCTGAGCACAAATACCCCGCTGCCTACGAGGACTGTCTGAGCGCCACGCAGCacttcctgcagcacctgcagcactACGCCGTGGATCCTGCCCGGGTCACTGTctgtggggacagtgctgggggcaacctggcagctgctgtgagcCAGACCCTGGCAGGCAGGTCAGACCTGCCCAGACTGCGGGCTCAGATCCTCATCTACCCCGGCCTCCAGGCACTGGACTTCAATTTACCGTCCTACCAACAAAACCGGGGAGTCCCTCTGTTATTCCGGGAACGTGCACTTTTCTATTCTTTGCAGTATGTACAAGGTGACATATCAAATCTGGAAGAGATCTTGGAGGGCTCTCATATTCCTCCAGACATGTGGCTGAAGTATAGAAAGTGGGTGAGTCCAGACCACATCCCTGAGGAATTTAAGGTCAGAGGCTACAAACCACACAAGCCTTGTGAATTCAAGCCTGAAGTTTTTGAGAGAGTGAAAAGAATCCGTGAGCACACGCTGTGCCCACTGTTTGCTGAAGACTCAATTattcagcagctgccagaaacTTTCATCCTGACCTGTGAGTACGATGTGCTGAGGGACGATGGCTTGTTGTACAAGAAGAGGCTGGAGGACAACGGGGTTCCAGTGACCTGGTACCACATCAAGGATGGATTCCATGGAATCGTAAACCTGTTTGATCATTTTGGTTTGTCGTTTCCATCTGGGAAAAAGGGATTGGACAGGGTTGTTGCATTTATAAAAGGCCTGTAA
- the LOC136370624 gene encoding arylacetamide deacetylase-like 3, translating to MAAVLTVLVLFLAGFLAGIIFLVIGAVNFDFTNSEIPPGVNQPAKLRIIHIILLCTAVVGKILENIGICTQVSFVRYMQGRKTLGADPKLFIKDLCFEKVPVRIYQPKTPSASQRRGVVFFHGGGWVFGSLDTHEELCRFIARESESVVVSVGYRLAPEHKYPAAYEDCLSATQHFLQHLQHYAVDPARVTVCGDSAGGNLAAAVSQTLAGRSDLPRLRAQILIYPGLQALDFNLPSYQQNRGVPLLFRERAAFYMLQYLNGNAIKLEEVLEGSHIPADIKLKYRKWVSPDNIPEEFKVRGYKPRVLLDCTTEVFETVKRFCEPTLCPLLAEDSIIQQLPETFILTCEYDVLRDDGLLYKKRLEDNGVPVTWYHIKDGFHGIINPFNSVWLSFPPGKRGLDNIVDFLRSL from the exons ATGGCAGCTGTACTCACAGTGCTGGTGTTATTCTTAGCTGGTTTTCTTGCTGGAATTATATTTTTGGTCATAGGGGCAGTTAATTTTGATTTTACCAACTcagaaattcctcctggagTGAATCAGCCTGCGAAGCTCCGAATCATTCATATAATTTTACTATGCACAGCTGTGGTG GGaaagattttggaaaacattGGCATCTGCACTCAGGTGAGCTTTGTGAGGTACATGCAAGGAAGAAAGACTCTGGGGGCAGACCCAAAGCTCTTCATCAAGGACCTGTGCTTTGAGAAAGTGCCTGTAAGGATTTACCAGCCCAAGACTCCATCTGCCAGCCAAAGGAGAGGAGTTGTGTTTTTCCATGGAGGAGGATGGGTATTTGGAAGTCTTG ACACCCATGAAGAGCTGTGCCGCTTTATTGCCAGAGAAAGTGAATCTGTGGTTGTATCTGTGGG GTACCGTTTGGCCCCTGAGCACAAATACCCCGCTGCCTACGAGGACTGTCTGAGCGCCACGCAGCacttcctgcagcacctgcagcactACGCCGTGGATCCTGCCCGGGTCACTGTctgtggggacagtgctgggggcaacctggcagctgctgtgagcCAGACCCTGGCAGGCAGGTCAGACCTGCCCAGACTGCGGGCTCAGATCCTCATCTACCCAGGCCTCCAGGCACTGGACTTCAATTTACCATCCTACCAACAAAACCGGGGAGTCCCTCTCTTATTCCGGGAACGTGCTGCTTTCTATATGTTGCAGTATCTAAATGGAAATGCAATAAAACTGGAAGAGGTCTTGGAAGGTTCCCACATTCCTGCAGATATTAAATTAAAGTACAGAAAGTGGGTGAGTCCAGACAACATCCCTGAGGAATTTAAGGTCAGAGGCTACAAACCACGAGTGCTACTTGACTGTACAACTGAAGTTTTTGAGACAGTGAAGAGGTTCTGTGAGCCCACCCTGTGCCCGCTGCTGGCTGAAGACTCCATTattcagcagctgccagaaacTTTCATCCTGACCTGTGAGTACGATGTGCTGAGGGACGATGGCTTGTTGTACAAGAAGAGGCTGGAGGACAACGGGGTTCCAGTGACCTGGTACCACATCAAGGATGGATTCCATGGAATCATAAACCCATTTAATAGTGTCTGGTTGTCATTTCCACCGGGAAAAAGGGGCCTTGATAATATTGTGGATTTTCTAAGAAGCTTAtag
- the LOC136370743 gene encoding arylacetamide deacetylase-like 4 — translation MALLPALLLLLLLPLAALAAAAVLLGLPGYDIPPGVNQPAKLRLVLTVLLGTAALGRILEKTGLCSQITFGRYVRQGRKLGLDPKLFIQDLQFDKVPVRVYQPKATSGGPKRGILFFHGGGWVFGSLDTYEKVCRYLSRESDSVVVSVQYRLAPEHKYPAAYEDCLSATQHFLQHLQHYAVDPARVTVCGDSAGGNLAAAVSQTLAGRSDLPRLRAQILIYPGLQALDFNLPSYQQNRGVPLLFRERAAFFALLYLNGDALHMQEVLEGSHIPPDMRLKYRKWVSPDNIPEEFKVRGVKPLGPTDFIAEVYETVKRFCEPNLCPLLAEDSVVHQLPESFILTCEYDVLRDDGLLYKKRLEDNGVPVTWYHLEDGFHGIISLYDYCGVSFPSGKKGLDSVVNFLKSL, via the exons aTGGCGCTGCTGCccgcgctgctgctgctgctgctcctgcccctggcgGCGCTGGCGGCGGCCGCCGTGCTGCTCGGCCTGCCCGGCTACGACATCCCGCCCGGGGTGAACCAGCCGGCCAAGCTGCGCCTGGTGCTCACCGTGCTGCTCGGCACCGCCGCGCTG GGAAGGATTTTGGAGAAGACTGGGCTTTGCAGCCAAATCACTTTTGGCCGATACGTGCGACAGGGACGAAAACTAGGGTTGGATCCAAAGCTCTTTATCCAGGATCTGCAGTTTGACAAAGTACCTGTGAGGGTTTATCAGCCTAAAGCTACCTCGGGTGGACCAAAGAGAGGCATCCTCTTCTTTCATGGAGGAGGCTGGGTGTTTGGAAGCCTTG atACCTATGAAAAGGTGTGCCGCTACCTCTCCAGGGAGAGCGACTCGGTAGTAGTGTCTGTGCA GTACCGTTTGGCCCCTGAGCACAAATACCCCGCTGCCTACGAGGACTGTCTGAGCGCCACGCAGCacttcctgcagcacctgcagcactACGCCGTGGATCCTGCCCGGGTCACTGTctgtggggacagtgctgggggcaacctggcagctgctgtgagcCAGACCCTGGCAGGCAGGTCAGACCTGCCCAGACTGCGGGCTCAGATCCTCATCTACCCAGGCCTCCAGGCACTGGACTTCAATTTACCGTCCTACCAACAAAACCGGGGAGTCCCTCTGTTATTCCGGGAACgtgctgctttctttgctttgctgtacCTCAATGGGGATGCACTGCACATGCAAGAGGTCTTGGAGGGCTCTCACATTCCTCCAGACATGAGGCTGAAGTATAGGAAGTGGGTGAGTCCAGACAACATCCCTGAGGAATTTAAGGTCAGAGGTGTGAAGCCACTTGGGCCCACTGATTTTATAGCAGAAGTTTATGAGACAGTGAAGAGGTTCTGTGAGCCCAACCTGTGCCCACTGCTTGCTGAAGACTCTGTTGTTCACCAGCTGCCAGAATCTTTCATCCTGACCTGTGAGTACGATGTGCTGAGGGACGATGGCTTGTTGTACAAGAAGAGGCTGGAGGACAACGGGGTTCCAGTGACCTGGTACCACCTTGAAGATGGATTCCATGGAATCATAAGCCTATATGATTACTGTGGTGTGTCATTTCCATCTGGGAAAAAGGGATTGGACAGTGTTGTTAACTTCCTAAAAAGCTTGTAG
- the LOC136370686 gene encoding arylacetamide deacetylase-like 4 — protein MASVYTTLAIIGIFFISPILIPALFLGVALYDFFNSELPPGIEQPLKLRFFHSVMITTMVAGKILEKLGICNDLTILRLTLDGIPPWRDSKLLIKDLTVDEVPLRIYQPKSPPTGKRRGILYFHGGAGTFGSIRAFERICRYMAKKCNSVVVSVGYRLAPEHPYPGQYLDCLNATLYFMRNLEQYYVDPGLIILSGDSCGANFATAICQILLNDRDLPKVRAQALLYPGLQGLDFHLPSYQQNAFVPMLTQRMIIYLCFRYLNRKPTVWKDVLQNCHVPESMRHRYKKWISADLIPDEFKIRGYVPPKPSPYKPEVHEAVKEILSLPFSPLLAEDSIICQLPESYIVTCEFDVLRDDGLLYKKRLEDNGVQVTWYHSKNGFHGILAFFGYGIFSFLSGNMIMDSMVNYINSL, from the exons ATGGCATCTGTTTATACAACTTTAGCAATCATAggaatcttttttatttctcctattTTAATACCAGCACTGTTTTTGGGGGTTGCATTATATGATTTTTTCAACTCAGAACTGCCACCTGGAATTGAACAACCTCTAAAGCTTCGTTTTTTCCACTCCGTGATGATTACAACCATGGTCGCG GGAAAGATTTTGGAGAAGCTGGGGATCTGCAATGATTTAACCATACTGCGATTAACGCTCGATGGGATACCCCCATGGAGAGATTCCAAACTGCTTATCAAAGATCTCACAGTAGATGAGGTACCCTTGAGGATTTATCAGCCCAAAAGCCCACCCACTGGCAAAAGAAGAggaattctgtattttcatggAGGCGCTGGCACATTTGGGAGCATTA GAGCCTTTGAAAGAATATGCCGCTATATGGCCAAAAAATGCAACTCAGTGGTTGTGTCTGTTGG GTACCGTCTGGCTCCTGAACATCCCTACCCAGGGCAATATCTTGACTGTCTCAATGCCACCTTATACTTCATGAGGAATTTAGAACAGTATTATGTGGATCCTGGTCTCATCATCCTTAGCGGTGACAGCTGTGGAGCTAATTTTGCTACAGCTATTTGCCAAATACTGCTGAACGATAGAGATTTGCCAAAAGTACGTGCTCAGGCCCTACTTTACCCAGGACTGCAGGGGCTGGATTTCCACTTGCCCTCCTACCAGCAGAATGCTTTTGTCCCCATGTTGACCCAGAGGATGATCATCTACTTGTGTTTTCGATACCTTAACAGAAAACCCACAGTTTGGAAAGATGTTCTACAAAACTGTCATGTTCCTGAGAGTATGAGACACCGGTATAAAAAATGGATAAGTGCTGACCTTATTCCTGATGAATTTAAGATTAGAGGTTACGTACCACCAAAACCCTCACCATATAAACCTGAAGTCCATGAAGCTGTCAAAGAAATCTTATCACTACCATTTTCCCCACTTTTAGCTGAAGATTCCATTATTTGTCAGCTCCCTGAGTCTTACATTGTGACCTGTGAGTTTGATGTGTTGAGGGATGATGGTCTGTTATACAAGAAAAGACTAGAGGACAATGGTGTTCAAGTGACCTGGTATCATTCCAAGAATGGCTTCCATGGAATTTTAGCCTTTTTTGGCTAcgggattttttcctttttatctggaAATATGATAATGGACAGTATGGTGAATTATATAAACAGTTTATAG